The sequence below is a genomic window from Streptomyces sp. B21-105.
ACGTGCAGGGTCATGGCGCCACGGGCGTAGACCGGCGTGCCGAAGATGTTCGCGCCGCTGCCGGGGTCGCCGGGCGGGAACGCCCACAGCCCGTCGGTCGCCGGACGGGCGTACAGGGCGTCGAAGGTCTTCTGGGCGCTGTCGCCGCCGTGCTGCTCGGCGTAGAGCCATTCGGCGTAGGTGGCGAAGCCCTCGTTGAGCCAGATGTCCTTCCAGGACGTGAGGGAGACGGAGTCTCCGAACCACTGGTGGGCGCTCTCGTGGACGAGGGTGCTCAGGGAGGGCGCCCGGTCGTACACCGGCCGGGTCTGGGTCTCCAGGGCGTAGCCGACGTTCGGGGCGTGGTCGACGATCGAGCCGGCGGCGCGGAACGGGTAGGGCCCGAACAGCCGGCTCTCCCACTCCAGGACGGAGGGCAGCTTCTTCAGCACCGGGGCGGCGGCCTCGGCCTCGCGCGGGTCGACGGCGTTGTAGACCCTGAGTCCGTCGCGGGTGGTGTACTGCTCGACCTGGAACTTCCCGACGGTCGCGGTGGCGAGGTAGGCGGCCATGGGCTCCTTCTGCCGCCAGCGGTAGGTGGTCGTGCCGTGCGCGGTGCGCTGTCCGACCAGGACTCCGTTGGCGACGGCGGCGCGGCCGGCCGGGACGGTGATGGTGAAGTCGTAGGAGGACTTGTCGAGGGGGTGGTTGTTGGCCGGGAACCAGGTCATGGCGCCCTGCGGCTCGCCGGCGACGAACGCGCCGTCGTCGGTGGGGATCCAGCCGTCCAGGGAGCCGTCGGGGTCGGTGACCGGGCCCGGGGTGCCGTGGTAGGTGACCGTGACCTGGAAGCGCTCGCCCTTGCGCAGCGCGCGTTTCGGGGCGACGACGAGTTCCTGGCCCTGGCGGCGGTGTGCGGCCCTGACGTGATCGACCGTCAGGCCGGTGACGTCAAGGCCCTGGAAGTCGAGGTCGAAGCGCGGCAGCCGCTGGGTGGCCCGGGCGGTGAGGACCGCCGTGCCGTCGAGGCGGCGGCTGCCGGGGTCGTAACGCAGGGTCAGGTCGTAGTGGGTCACGTGGTAGCCGCCGTTGCCGGCGAGCGGGAAATAGGGGTCGCCGACGCCGGCGGCGCCTGCCGGTCCGGCCGCGGTGGCGGGTCCCGCCACGGCCAGCAGCGCCGCCACGGCGACGGGGACGGTGGCGGCGACAGCCTCGCGGCGAAGCAGGACGGTGCGTCTGCGGGGGTGCGTCACGTGCGCTCCTGTGGGGGTTGCGGGTGATCAACCGTCCCTCAGAGTAGAGACCGGACGCCCCGGGGATCCCTCTCATTCAGGTCAAGCCGAGCGGTGCCGTCGGACGCCCCGGGCCTACGATCGACGCGATCCGCCGACCCGAGGACGGCCACCATGAAGGTCCGCGTACGTCGCGTCTACGACCCGCCCGAGCCGGAGGACGGCGTGCGGGTGCTGGTCGACCGGCTGTGGCCGCGTGGCGTGTCCAAGGAGACGGCCCGCGTGGACGAGTGGCCCAAGGGCCTCACCCCGTCCACGGAACTGCGCCGTTGGTACCACGCGGGCGAGGGCTCCCACGAGGAGTTCGCCCGCCGTCACGAGGCGGAGCTCACCGAGCCCGAGGCATCTGAACTCCTCGACCACGTGCGCGAGTTGATGGCGAAGGGACCGGTGACGCTGCTCACCTCCGCGAAGTCACCGGAGCGGAGTCACACGGCGGTGCTGGTCCGCCTGTTGACGGCGGACCAGCGCTGAGGTCAGCCGGTCTGCTGCGCCGCCGCCCGGCCTGCCGCGCGCCCGGAGAAGAGGCAGCCGCCGAGGAAGGTGCCTTCGAGGGCGTTGTAGCCGTGGACGCCGCCGCCGCCGAAGCCGGCCACCTCGCCCGCCGCGTACAGGCCCTCGACCGGCTGCCCGTCGGCGCCCAGGGCGCGTGAGTCCAAGTCGGTCTGGATGCCGCCGAGCGTCTTGCGGGTGAGGACGTGCAGTTTCACGGCGATCAGCGGGCCGGCCGCGGGGTCGAGGACGCGGTGCGGGGTGGCGACGCGGCCGAGCCGGTCGCCGATGTAGCGGCGGGCGTTGCGCATGCCCTGGACCTGGGCGTCCTTGCTGTACGGGTTGGCGATCTGCAGATCGCGGGCCTCGATCTGCCGGCGCAGTCCGTCCACGTCGAGCAGCGGTTTCCCGGTCAGCTCGTTCATCTTCTCGACGAGCTCGTCGAGGGTGTCCGCGATCACGAAGTCCGCGCCGTGGTCGAGGAACGCCTGGACCGGCGCCGGGGCGCCCTTGCCGAGCAGCCGGTCACGCAGGACGGCCTTGCGGTCCTTGGCGGTGATGTCGGGATTCTGCTCGGAGCCCGACAGCGCGAACTCCTTCTCGACGATCTTGCGGGTGAGGATGAACCAGGAGTGGTCGTGCCCGGCGATGTCCTCGGTCGTCCGCAGGTACTTGAGCGTGCCGAGGGTGTCGTAGCCGGGCAGGCACGGGTCGGGCAGCCGGCGGCCGAGGGCGTCGAACCAGAGGGAGGACGGGCCGGGCAGGATACGGATGCCGTGGCCGGGCCAGATGGAGTCCCAGTTCTGGATGCCCTCGGTGTAGTGCCACATGCGGTCGCGGTTGACGAGGCGGACGCCGGCCTCGGCGCTGATGTCGAGCATCCGGCCGTCGACGTAGGCGGGCACGCCGGTCACCATCTCGGCGGGGGGCGTGCCGAGCCGCTCGGGCCAGTAGCGCCGCACGATGTCGTGGTCGGCGCCGATGCCGCCGCTGGTGACGACGACGGCCCGGGCGGTCAGCTCGAAGGCGCCGATCGCTTCGCGGCTGGAGGCGACGCCGCGCGCGCAGTCGTCGGGGGCGAGGACCGTGCCGCGTACGCCGCGGGCGGCGCCGTCCTCCATGATCAGCTCGTCCACGCGGTGGCGGTGACAGAAGGTCAGCAGTCCGTCCCTGGCGGCCTGCTTGGCGTAGCGGACGAACGGCTCGACGACGCCGGTGCCCGTCCCCCAGGCGACGTGGAAGCGGGGTACGGAGTTGCCGTGCCCGTCGGCGCGCAGATCGCCGCGCTCGGCCCAGCCGACGGTCGGCACGAAGGAGATCCCGTGCCCGGCGAGCCAGCTGCGCTTCTCCCCCGCCGCCCACTCCACGTAGGCGCGCGCCCAGCGCACCGCCCAGGAGTCCTCGTCCTCGGTCCGGTCGAACTGCGCGCTGCCCTGCCAGTCGTTCCAGGCGAGGTCGAAGGAGTCCTTGATGCCGAGGCGGCGCTGCTCCGGGGAGTCGACGAGGAAGAGCCCGCCGAAGGACCAGAAGGCCTGGCCGCCGAGGTTGGCGGCGTTCTCCTGGTCGACCAGGGCGACCCGCCGGCCTCTGCTGGTGAGTTCGTGCGCCGCGACCAGGCCGGCGAGGCCCGCTCCGACGACGATGACGTCCGCGTCCATGGCGTCCGTTGCCCTTCTGTCCGAGTCTGTCTGAGTCCGTCTGTGGTGGTGCGCGTGGGTGTCAGGCGTGGCGTCCGCTGCCGTCGGTCAGCAGCGCGGTGAGCAGTTGCTTGAGCCAGGCGCGTGCGCCGTTCACGTCCTTGTCCAGCAGCAGTTGGGTGGTGACGCCGTCGTAGGCGGCGACCACCGCGCGGGCGGCGCAGTCGCCGTCGCCGAGCACGGCGGGCAGGGGGGTGTGACCGCGGGCCCGGGACAGCCGGTCGGCGATCGCTCGGCGCAGTCGGGCCCGGTGTTCGAGCAGGGTCTGCGCGACGGCGGGGTCGCGGGCGGCGTGCACCAGGAAGTCCGTTTTGACCAGCAGCCAGTCCAGGTCGAGGAGGAGCACCTCGGTGACGCGGTCCACGGAGGCCGGCACGTCCAGGTCGGGCCCGCCGCCGGCGAGGGCGTCGGCGACCTGCCGGGCGATGACGTCCGCCCGCTCCTGGTAGAGGGCGAAGAACAGCTCGTCCAGGCTGCCGAAGTTGGAGTAGAAGGCGCCTCTGCTGTAACCGGCGGCCTCGCAGACCTCCTCGATGGAGACCCGGCCGAAGCCCTTGGCGGCGAACACGGCGAAGGCGGCGTCGAGCAGGTTGGCACGCGTGCGGACGCGGCGCCGGGTGACCCGTCCCGTCGTCTGCTGCTGCGTCGCCATGGCCGCACCTCCGTTCGATACGCGAATGTATCCGATACACCGATGCATCGAAAGGCCCCCGACCGAGCAGCCCCGACCCCTGAGAGGCACGCCCCGGCGGGGCGCGCCACCACACCGCAAGCCGAACACAGTTTCGATTAAGGCGTACGCTGGAACCATGACAGCGCACCACCTCCAGGGCTCCCTCTTCGACCAGACCGACGAGCTGCGCCTCGGCACCCTCGACGGGCTGCGACGCACCGTGCTCGGCGCGGGCGCCTGGATCGACGTGCTGCCGGGCTGGCTCGCCGGTTCGGACGTCCTGTTCGAACACCTCGCGGCCGAGGTCCCGTGGCGTGCCGAACAGCGCAGGATGTACGACGACGTCGTCGCGGTGCCGCGGCTGCTGGCCTTCTACGGTGAGCGCGAGGCGCTGCCCCACCCGGTGCTGGACGAGGCGCGCCGGGCACTGTCCGCGCACTACGCCGGGGAACTGGGCGAGCCCTTCGTCACCGCCGGCCTCTGCCACTACCGCGACGGCCGGGACAGCGTCGCCTGGCACGGCGACCGGATCGGCCGGGGCGCCGACCAGGACACGATGGTCGCGATCCTCTCCGTGGGCTCCCCGCGCGACCTGCTGCTGCGTCCCGCACGCGGGGGCGGGACGGTGCGGCGACCGCTCGGCCACGGCGACCTGATCGTCATGGGCGGCTCCTGCCAGCGGACCTGGGAGCACTGCGTCCCCAAGTCCGGACGCGCCGCGGGGCCGCGCATCAGCATCCAGTTCCGCCCGCGCGGAGTGCGGTGACGGTGTGCGGTGACGGTCGCGCGGAGTGCGGTGACGACCGGGCGCGGGCGGAGCATCGACCTCAGGCGGCCCGCCGCGGGCGGCCGGCCACGGCTGCGGCCTACCCGGAGCCCCGCCGTCCGCATCCGTCCGGTGATCTGCTTTGCTGTCCCCCGTCGAGCACGAACCTCCAGGACAACGAACCTCCAGGACACGGGGACGGCCATGCGGGCAGACGTACGGCAAGTGGCGGACGGCACCTACCTGGTGCACGGCTCGCACACCAACTGGGTGATCCTCTGCGAGGGGGACGCCTTCACCCTGATCGACACCGGTTACCCGGGTGACCGCGAGCAGGTCCTCGACTCCCTGGCGGCGGTGGGCGGTTCACCCGAGGCGCTCGCCGCCGTGCTGATCACCCACGCCCACAACGACCACCTGGGCTCCGCCGAACACCTGCGCTCGGAGTACGGCGTTCCGGTCTATCTGCATGAGGCCGAAGTCCCGCACGCCCGCCGGGAGTTCCTCCAGCAGGTGAGCGTCGGCGCGGTCCTCAGGAACGCCTGGCGGCCCGGTGTCGTGCCGTGGCTGGTGCACGTGCTGCGCTCCGGCGGCACCGAGCAGCACCCGGTCACCGCGCCCGAGGCGTTCCCGGTCACCGACGGCCCACTCGACCTGCCCGGCCAGCCGGTCCCCGTGCACACCCCGGGCCACACCGACGGCCACACGGTGTACCACCTGCCGCAGGCCGGGATCGTCGTCTCCGGCGACGCGCTGGTCAGCGCTCACGCGACCTCACGGGTGAAGGGGCCGCAGCTCCTGCCGGACATGTTCCACCACGAGCGGGCCCGCGCGGTGGCGTCGCTGGACGTGATCGGCGGCCTGGCGGGCGATCGGCTGCTGCCCGGGCACGGCCCGCTGCACGAGGGGTCCGTGCGGGCGGCGGCCGAGCTGGCCCGCGAACGCGCCGTCTAAGGTCGGGCCATGGCTTTGCAGATCAGCGCCACCAACCCGGAGCACCCGGCACTCCTGCTGGAGCTGCCCTGGCACCTGCCCCTGGAGGAGTGGCCCGAGGAGGTCCTCGTCCCGCTGCCGCGCGGCATCTCCCGCCACGTCGTGCGCTACGCCCGGGCCGGCGACGAGGTCATCGCCGTCAAGGAGCTCGCCGAACGGCCCGCGCTGCGCGAGTACGAGCTGCTGCGCGACCTGGACCGGCTCGGCATCCCCTCCGTCGACCCGCTGGCCGTGGTCACCGGGCGCACCGAACCGGGCGGCGGTGATCTGGAGCCGGTGCTGGTCACCCGGCATCTGGGCGGTTCGCTGCCGTACCGGTCGATGTTCGAGACGACGATGCGCCCGGCGACCATGCACCGGCTGATGGACGCCCTCGCCGTGCTCCTGGTGCGGCTGCACCTGGCCGGTTTCGCGTGGGGCGACTGCTCGCTGTCCAACACGCTGTTCCGGCGGGACGCGGGGGCCTACGCCGCCTACCTCGTGGACGCCGAGACCGGTGATCTGCACCCGCAGCTCAGCCCCGGCCAGCGCGACTACGACCTCGAGCTCGCCCGGGTCAACATCAGCGGCGAACTGCTCGACCTGGAGGCCTCCGGGGCGCTGCACCCGTCCGTCGACCCTGTCGAGTTCGGCACCGAGATCTGCGGCCGCTACGGGGCGCTGTGGCAGGAGCTGACCCGCACCTCGGTGTACCCGGCGGGCAAGTACCACTACATCGAGCGCCGCATCCGCCGGCTCAACGAACTCGGCTTCGACGTCGCGGAGATGCAGATCGAGCACTCCTCCAACGGTGACTCGGTGGCCTTCGTGCCGAAGGTCGTGGACGCCGGCCACCACCAGCGCCAGCTGCTGCGCCTGACCGGTCTGGACACCGAGGAGAACCAGGCCCGGCGGCTGCTCAGCGACCTCGAGAGCTGGATGGCCACCCAGGACGACTACGCCCCGGGCGACCCCCTCGCGGCCCGCCCGGAGGTGCTCGCGCACCGCTGGGTGCGGGACGTGTTCCGGCCCACCGTGCGCGAGGTCCCCCTCGAGCTGCGCGGCTCCATGGACCCGGCGGAGATCTACCACGAGCTGCTGGAGCACCGCTGGTACCTCTCGGAGCGCGCGCAGCACGACATCGGGGTCGACACGGTGGTCGCCGACTACATCCAGAACATCCTGCCCAAGGCGCGCGAGACCCTGGAACCGACGCTCCCGGAGTGAGCCGGCCCCGCCTCAGCCCTACGGCAGTCCTGCGTCAGCCCTGCGCAGCCCTGAATCAGCCATGCGGCACGACGGCGACCGGGCAGTCCGCGTGATGCAGGACGCCGTGCGCCACCGACCCGATCCGGGCGCCCACGGCCGTGCGGTGGGCGCGTCGGCCGACGACCATCAGCTGCGCCCGGCCGGACACCGAGAGCAGCACCTGCCCGGCGCTGCCCATCTCCACGTGCTCCACCACCGGAACGTCCGGGAACCGCTTCCGCCACGGTTCCAGGGCGGCGGCCAGCGCGTTCTTCTCGTACGGCTCGAGACCGCCGGCCTCGTCGGCGAGCCGGAGCGAGCCGGGGCTGTAGGCGAACACGGGCGGCAGCGTCCAGGCCCGGACGGCGCGCACCGCCGCGCCGCGCGCGGCGGCCGTCTCGAAGGCGAACCCCAGGGCGGGGGCGCTGTCCTCGGGCTCGCCCTGCTGACCGACGACGATCTCCTGTCCGCCGGCCTCGGCCGACGCCCGGTCGCCCGCCCGCACCAGCACCACCGGGCGCGCGGCCTCGGCGATCACCTGCCGCCCGACCGAGCCCAGCAGGAACCCCACGACCGGCCCGTGTCCGCGGGAGCCGAGCACCAGCAGCTCCGCCTCCGCCGCCGCGGCGACCAGCGTCTCGACCGGGCCGCCCTCCCGCACGTCGGTGGCTACGGCCAGCGCGGGGTGCCGTTCGGCGATCTCCGCGACGGCCCGCCCGGCCGCGTCCCGCACCCAGCGTTCCTGCGCGTCCCGGCCGGCCACGTCCTGCGCCGCGTTCGGCTGGAACCGCCAGGCGTGCACCACCCGCAGCTCCAGGTCGCGCCGGACGGCCTCGCGGGCCGCCCAGGCGAGCGCCGCGCGGCTCTCGTCCGTCCCGTCGACCCCTGCCGTGATCGGGCCCGTCATCCCGCCGCCTCCTCGTGTCGTGATCACATCCGTCGGGCCCCAGTCTTCACTACGCTGCGGGCATGGCTTTGGAGTGGGAGCAAGTGATCGTCGACGCGGCCGATCCGGTGGCGCTCGGGCGCTGGTGGGCGGCGGCCCTCGGATGGGTGGTGGTCGACGAATCGGCCGACGAGTACGAGATCCGGCCGGAGCGGGACCGGCTGCCGGGCCTGCTGT
It includes:
- a CDS encoding DUF488 domain-containing protein; translated protein: MKVRVRRVYDPPEPEDGVRVLVDRLWPRGVSKETARVDEWPKGLTPSTELRRWYHAGEGSHEEFARRHEAELTEPEASELLDHVRELMAKGPVTLLTSAKSPERSHTAVLVRLLTADQR
- a CDS encoding MBL fold metallo-hydrolase; translation: MRADVRQVADGTYLVHGSHTNWVILCEGDAFTLIDTGYPGDREQVLDSLAAVGGSPEALAAVLITHAHNDHLGSAEHLRSEYGVPVYLHEAEVPHARREFLQQVSVGAVLRNAWRPGVVPWLVHVLRSGGTEQHPVTAPEAFPVTDGPLDLPGQPVPVHTPGHTDGHTVYHLPQAGIVVSGDALVSAHATSRVKGPQLLPDMFHHERARAVASLDVIGGLAGDRLLPGHGPLHEGSVRAAAELARERAV
- a CDS encoding DUF4032 domain-containing protein; translated protein: MALQISATNPEHPALLLELPWHLPLEEWPEEVLVPLPRGISRHVVRYARAGDEVIAVKELAERPALREYELLRDLDRLGIPSVDPLAVVTGRTEPGGGDLEPVLVTRHLGGSLPYRSMFETTMRPATMHRLMDALAVLLVRLHLAGFAWGDCSLSNTLFRRDAGAYAAYLVDAETGDLHPQLSPGQRDYDLELARVNISGELLDLEASGALHPSVDPVEFGTEICGRYGALWQELTRTSVYPAGKYHYIERRIRRLNELGFDVAEMQIEHSSNGDSVAFVPKVVDAGHHQRQLLRLTGLDTEENQARRLLSDLESWMATQDDYAPGDPLAARPEVLAHRWVRDVFRPTVREVPLELRGSMDPAEIYHELLEHRWYLSERAQHDIGVDTVVADYIQNILPKARETLEPTLPE
- a CDS encoding FAD-binding dehydrogenase, with the translated sequence MDADVIVVGAGLAGLVAAHELTSRGRRVALVDQENAANLGGQAFWSFGGLFLVDSPEQRRLGIKDSFDLAWNDWQGSAQFDRTEDEDSWAVRWARAYVEWAAGEKRSWLAGHGISFVPTVGWAERGDLRADGHGNSVPRFHVAWGTGTGVVEPFVRYAKQAARDGLLTFCHRHRVDELIMEDGAARGVRGTVLAPDDCARGVASSREAIGAFELTARAVVVTSGGIGADHDIVRRYWPERLGTPPAEMVTGVPAYVDGRMLDISAEAGVRLVNRDRMWHYTEGIQNWDSIWPGHGIRILPGPSSLWFDALGRRLPDPCLPGYDTLGTLKYLRTTEDIAGHDHSWFILTRKIVEKEFALSGSEQNPDITAKDRKAVLRDRLLGKGAPAPVQAFLDHGADFVIADTLDELVEKMNELTGKPLLDVDGLRRQIEARDLQIANPYSKDAQVQGMRNARRYIGDRLGRVATPHRVLDPAAGPLIAVKLHVLTRKTLGGIQTDLDSRALGADGQPVEGLYAAGEVAGFGGGGVHGYNALEGTFLGGCLFSGRAAGRAAAQQTG
- a CDS encoding alpha-ketoglutarate-dependent dioxygenase AlkB → MTAHHLQGSLFDQTDELRLGTLDGLRRTVLGAGAWIDVLPGWLAGSDVLFEHLAAEVPWRAEQRRMYDDVVAVPRLLAFYGEREALPHPVLDEARRALSAHYAGELGEPFVTAGLCHYRDGRDSVAWHGDRIGRGADQDTMVAILSVGSPRDLLLRPARGGGTVRRPLGHGDLIVMGGSCQRTWEHCVPKSGRAAGPRISIQFRPRGVR
- a CDS encoding M1 family metallopeptidase, with protein sequence MTHPRRRTVLLRREAVAATVPVAVAALLAVAGPATAAGPAGAAGVGDPYFPLAGNGGYHVTHYDLTLRYDPGSRRLDGTAVLTARATQRLPRFDLDFQGLDVTGLTVDHVRAAHRRQGQELVVAPKRALRKGERFQVTVTYHGTPGPVTDPDGSLDGWIPTDDGAFVAGEPQGAMTWFPANNHPLDKSSYDFTITVPAGRAAVANGVLVGQRTAHGTTTYRWRQKEPMAAYLATATVGKFQVEQYTTRDGLRVYNAVDPREAEAAAPVLKKLPSVLEWESRLFGPYPFRAAGSIVDHAPNVGYALETQTRPVYDRAPSLSTLVHESAHQWFGDSVSLTSWKDIWLNEGFATYAEWLYAEQHGGDSAQKTFDALYARPATDGLWAFPPGDPGSGANIFGTPVYARGAMTLHVLRTTVGDRAFFGILRAWAAAHRYGNGTTAQFERLAERVSGQDLGDLFRTWLYGPGKPATP
- a CDS encoding universal stress protein; this translates as MTGPITAGVDGTDESRAALAWAAREAVRRDLELRVVHAWRFQPNAAQDVAGRDAQERWVRDAAGRAVAEIAERHPALAVATDVREGGPVETLVAAAAEAELLVLGSRGHGPVVGFLLGSVGRQVIAEAARPVVLVRAGDRASAEAGGQEIVVGQQGEPEDSAPALGFAFETAAARGAAVRAVRAWTLPPVFAYSPGSLRLADEAGGLEPYEKNALAAALEPWRKRFPDVPVVEHVEMGSAGQVLLSVSGRAQLMVVGRRAHRTAVGARIGSVAHGVLHHADCPVAVVPHG
- a CDS encoding TetR/AcrR family transcriptional regulator, with translation MATQQQTTGRVTRRRVRTRANLLDAAFAVFAAKGFGRVSIEEVCEAAGYSRGAFYSNFGSLDELFFALYQERADVIARQVADALAGGGPDLDVPASVDRVTEVLLLDLDWLLVKTDFLVHAARDPAVAQTLLEHRARLRRAIADRLSRARGHTPLPAVLGDGDCAARAVVAAYDGVTTQLLLDKDVNGARAWLKQLLTALLTDGSGRHA